ATTACAAAaaatttgaacaaagaaaaTTCGAAGTATCCATAGTTCATTCCGTTATGGACTTTGCTGGACTCCGCGATAAAGAGCCCGATTTTACGGTAGTGTGGCGGTAGTGGGGGAGAAATAGTACAAATCTGCGGGAATGTTCTGCCAACTGCTTAACGGCGTAGGACTACTGAGACCTTGTAATTTTGGGATCGTCGGTGCTGGGCAATCTATTTATTATCATCCAAAAGTGACGGTTTCTGTCATAGACGCACGGTGGCATGAAGTAGGGTTTCCCGGGCGCAAGACCGACGGAGAATCATCACAGTTTTCCGCAGACTGGGGCTGAGGGAAAGTGCGCATCTGCAGACTCGAACCGATGCCATGGCCCGTGACAAGTTGCTAAAATGGATGTCCCTAGAGGCGTGGTATCGTTCCCGTCGTTTAACTTTCTTTTTGGCGCTTCTCGTTTAAGAGTTCGCGATAGGTCCACGCCCGCGTTCAACCGCATTATTTAAACCCAGCTGccagaaaaaaaatcacTAGTCACTACAAGAGCATGTCGGCATCTCAGGTTTTTAACGATTATTCTTCGTTTGGAAATGTCACCACCTTGGCTGAAgccttcaacaacttcaatcAGTTGCCCCAATTAAgctttgttgaaaaattatGGGGGACATATTATTATTACATCAATAACGATTTGTTCGCTACTGGattgttgattttcatcaaccacGAAATCAActattttggaagatgtATTCCCTGGATGGTAATCGACAACATTCCATTTTTCAGAAAATGGAAGATTCAAGAAACCAAGGTTCCTTCCAACAGAGAACAATGGGAATGTATGAAATCAGTGTTGACTTCAcatttcttggtggaagtaTTTCCAATCTGGTTCTTCCATCCTTTATGTGCTAAGTTGGGAATTGCTTTCTCGGTGCCTTTCCCAGCCTGGACCACCATAGCTAAGCACTTGGCAATTTTCTTtattttggaagatgcATGGCATTACTGGTTGCACAGAGGTTTGCATTATGGGGTTTTCTATAAGtatatccacaaacagcaCCATCGGTACGCAGCTCCGTTTGGATTGGCTGCTGAATATGCTCATCCTATTGAGGTGATGTTGTTGGGATTCGGAACTGTTGGTATTCCCATTGTGTACTGTTTGATCACTGGAAACTTGCACCTTTttaccatcaacttgtGGGTTGCCTTGAGATTATTCCAGGCCATTGATGCTCATTCAGGTTATGAGTTTCCTTGGTCCTTGCACCATTTCTTGCCATTCTGGGCCGGTGCTGACCATCACGATGAgcatcaccaccactttATTGGTAGTTATGCCAGTAGTTTTAGATGGTGGgactttttcttgaacactGAAGCTGGCCCAATtgccaagaagaagagagaatcCAGAATGAAGACAAGAGCTGAAATGCACCAGAAGAAGGTTCAGTAGATAATCATATAAGAAGCACCGGGTGCCATATAATATTCATTAAAATTGATATGTCAATGGTTTTATAGATTCAAATGTACGAAACAATTATGGAGAGATCCAAGCGCTTGTCGAACCGTATATTCATTATATCATACATTCATGTACTTTTCTCAATTGATGAAGCATATACATTGTATTCTCGTCTCATCTTGACAATATCAATAAAGTCCAACCGGTTGCTGAACTTGGAGTAGTCGTCAATACCAAACTCATTCGACTCTTTCAAGCTTTTGTTGATATGTATAAAGTTCAAGTAAGGAGATGGTGAATGAACAATCTCGTTATCGAGGTTGAGCCTCAGAGGCATTTGAATGTTGGTGACGGAAGAATAGAAGATCAAGCAGAGACTTATCACCAACTCAAGAAGCAAGTCCGACCTGTTGTATGAAATGGGGAGCTTATTGTACTCATAGGCCGAGTAGGCACAGTGCAAGAGTAATGCTATTCCCAACATGTTGAATGGAAGAAATGATAGTTGATTTGATTCTTTCGCGACGGTGGGCTTGTTTGCGTGCGAACACCGAGTACAACAGCCATACTCATTTGCATTCACTTCTCAGTCCATACAGTAGGGATATATACTATGGAGAACATAAACAAGCATTCACGATGCACATCTGCCGGGAATTTGAATCCAACCATCAGCTTAACCACTCCAGAGTATCTCTGAATCGTTTCACCCGAAAGTCACAAATCACCCTAATGTCCAACTCATCTCTTGCCTCATGGGTGCAAATAGCCACCAATGTCCTGCCTCCCTAGcaccatttccaccaccaccgagGCACGCGGTGGTCCTCGATGACCCTCACTTCCGACCCCTCTTCCCCATCGCACATTCCACTGTTCCCTCGCCTCCTCGTTATATACAGAACAATACCATGGCTGTTTACATCTAAATCCGGGGTATTGACACCGCCTATAGGATAtttgttgatttgtttTGTTCCAACTACCGGGATTGTTTGTATTTAAGAACTGCTGCTCTCgtttcaccaaaaaaaataGCAGTGATTAGTCCAGCATTTCTTTTTTTTGCTGACGTTGCTCAAGCAACTGGCCAAAACCTTTTTCACAATCAAATACACCCTCTGTATAAACCACAACCCTCTACCATATTACATACTATCTGGAAGACCACACATCACATAAGTGATGTAGAATCATTGTCGCCATATTAATACTCATCTGGTGTCCCCGGATTTTCTGCCGGCCCATTTGCGATGATCCGCTATTCCTGTCAGTTTTTGTGGGGTGTAAATAATACAAAGTCATCCAGGctccagaaaaaaaaaaacataAATACCCTACTACACCCTTTTTGTGGATCGACAACTTTTTTTATAACACATCACCCTCATCATGAAGTTTTCCTTATGGTTATTGGCAGTTTCGGTGCCCTTGCTGACGGCTTTACCCTTGGGATTAAAACAATACTTTTTTAACTTGTTGGTTGACATCAGGTCATCAGATCCATTTCCAGTTGATCCTACGTTCTCCGACAACGTCAACAAAACCACACTTGATTCGTGGCTAGCTGATGAGTACGACGTGGCGTGGAACAACTTGCTCCGCAACATTGGTAACTCTTCCACTTGTTTGGACCCTAATATCTTTCCGGGTGTGATTGTGGcttcaccatcaaaagTCAAACCTGACTATTATTACCAGTGGACCAGAGACAGTTCTTTAACAATCCGGACCTTGATACACTATTTGCAGGACTCGGTGAATAAATCCGACTCTGACCCCAGGTTTCAAGAATACCAGTGGTTGGTAGAAAATTATATCTGGAACAACTTCCACTTGCAGCGGTTACCCACGATGTCAGGGGACTTCGACTCGGGAAACACTTTGGGAGAGCCCAAgtacttggtcaacaataGCCAGTTCAACCAAAATTGGGGAAGACCTCAGAACGATGGGCCCGGCCTTAGAATCTCCTCGATATTATCGTTTGTCAGCTTGGAGTTACCTTCTCAGACAGGCTTAAACACCACGTTTATCTTCAACGAGATCATCAAGCCTGATTTACTCTTTGTGGCTAACAACTGGATGAAAGAGTCGTTTGACTTATgggaagaaatcaagtcCTTGCACTTTTTTACGTCACTGGTACAGTTGAAAGGATTGTTGGATGGAATTCAGTTCATTAACCTGAACTCTTATTTGAACGTTGACCAGGAAGTGGTTGATACGTTGGTCACCAACtacaaggatttgaaaaagtttaTTGAGTCATACTATATCAGTACCAAGACCAATTATGTGCTTGAATCTCCTGCTTTGTTTCCTCATACCAGATCTGGTTTGGACTCGGCAGTATTGTTGGGGGCTATTCATTCCCATGACATGAATGAAAACGATAAGCTTATACCTTTTGACATTGACAGCAACCATATCTTGAACcatttggtgaagattgCTGGTGACATGAAATCAAGATATCCCATTAATCACCATTTGGACTTCAGCAATGCGGTTGGGATCGGTAGATATCCTGAAGATGTTTATGACGGTTACGGTACTAGTGAAGGAAATCCATGGTTCATTTCGACTGCTACTGCTGCAGAATTGCTTTATAAGTTCGCCTACAAATTGGTGACTGCTAAAGAGGACTTGATCATCACGGCTGCAAATAaagatttcttcaaattggtgtTGCAACTTGACGATACACAGGACTTTGTTGTAATCAAGTATAAGTCGGCGGTTTTTaatgacttgattgaaaatCTTCTCAAATTCAGTGACAATTTCTTAGTAGTGGTGAAAGATCATGTGGACTTGAAGGGTGGTGTCAGCGAGCAGTTCAATAAGTACCATGGTTTCATGGAAGGAGCCAGAGACTTGACATGGAGTTATTCCAGTTTATTGAATGCTTTCAGGTGGAGAGGTAAGGTTATGAAACTAGTGACTTAGATATTCTGGAATACTTAACTTATTCCATTTTTTTCTTATAGATTTTTATAGTGACATTTGTAGAGTAGAGTATAGCATAAACATGTGTTAAATTAAACCTTATGTGGACTGTTCGTCTAGCTTGCTAACACTTTCGAATACAGATATGTTATCCCACCTGCCAGTGTTTTTAAAACATTCGTCGCTTCTATCAGTTAATTCAtcgagttcttcttctgtaaGTAGAGGACATCCCAGTCCATTATTAATATCAAACTCAAACCCTTCTATGCTCATACCGAACTGCTGGGAAAGCTTGACCAAATTACTAAACTCAACCTCAAAGTCAGCCAACCGATCGAAATTCTTACTTCCTATCTGAATAACCAACCTCTCTAAAAACCGCTTACTGTAGTTCTTTataatcaacaactcttcAATCAGATTTTTCACTAAAAACCTGAAGATCTTGACGGGTTTGTCTTGGCCAATTCTGTGACTTCTATCGATGGCCTGGATATCAACTTGAGGGTTCCAATCATTATCAAACAATATCACAGTATCGGCATCTATTAAATTAATTCCCAACCCACCTGATCTGGTACTGAGCAAAAATACTTGACTTGCGGTAgttttgaactttttgatttctttgtctCTATCGACGTGGGCAGTAGACCCGTCAAAACGGCACGTTTCAATCCCCTTATAACGGAAATAATCAGATAAAAGGTCTAATGTTCTCGTAAACTGAGAAAAAATCAATATTTTAtgtccttcaagtttgtcTATCAATTGGTCAATGATAGTGAACTTGGAGGAGTTCTTTATAAGTAGTTCAATGAACCTATCTTCTTTATCTCTTGGCAGAGAGTCGTATTTcgtcaagttcttttccACAGGAAAAGGCTCATAGTAAATGTATGGGGAGTTGCAAATGTTACGTAATTGCATCACAAGGTTTTGTAATTTTAAGCTCTTCAATTGACTTTTAATAGCGTCGTCAAGCTCTTTTCCATACTTTTTGGGATCTCTTCTGCTAAGGTTGAATTTTTCGTATTCGTACTTGTATAATTCGAAGATCCCATTGTAAAGGTCGTTATTCAATGCACTCAAGTACAATCTCTTCTGATAGTCGGTCAACTCAATATGAATCAAGTACTCCTTTTTAGGAGGTAAGTTCAACACGTCTTTTTTGAGTCTTCTCAATATAAATGGAGACAAGATGGTATGCAAATTCTttatcaaattcttcttgaagttcttttcaatgaaCTGCTTTATTTCTTCGTCTTTAACAGATTGgatattttcaatttcatcaaaattGAACCACTGTTGAAACAATTTTAAATCATGAAAGATATCTGGTAagatgaagttcaacaaagacCAAAGttcattcaagttgttttgAAGTGGAGTCCCTGTGATCAAAAGCCGATTTGCAACATCCAATTTCTTAAGAATCTTAATAAGCAAGCAATCCATGTTTTTGAGTCTATGaccttcatcaataatcaaaaacttccaaTTACACTTAgccaacttggagaagtctTTTATAGATAACTCATAAGACGTAAGAACAATATTAAATCCTTCAAATCCCATGATCTTTCTAGAATCCTTGGTTCCAATATATTGTAAAACCTGCAAGCTTGGAGTAAATCTCTTGAGCTCACTATACCAATTGGAAATGGTTGAAAGAGGAGCAACAATCAAATAAGGTCCAGTTATACCTTGTTCAATCAAAAAACTTATGAAAGAAATACACTGAAGTGTTTTCCCCAACCCCATTTCGTCTGCCAAAATCCCGTTAAGACCATTTTCATAAAGCCTGATTAACCAGTTTAATCCCTCCAACTGATAAGGTTTCATTGTTCCCTTCACGAGCTTAGGTTGACGACTACTTTGTTTGCTGGtcaacatctccaacacATTTCCATTGCGTTTCTGCCGTTTCTTAGTGGGACTTCCATTATCCTTCTGTTGAATCTGCTTCTGAAGAATCTTATCAGCAATGATCTGAGAATAAATTTGggactttttgatgagattATTCAATCTCTCCACCTTGGCGTTGTTGGGCAAACTGTTGAACTCATCTTGTTCATTGTCCAGCTCGTTCAAGATCTCGGAAGCCTTATGTTGTAACTCTGGGTCTTCAAGCGTCATATTTATTAGAGTAAGAAGTACGCGAACGCGTTTTGGTGAGAACCAGGGAAGGAACATATATATGACACTGATtaagagaagaaaacttTACTAGTAGGCCTGAAACTGTGTCTTCATGGTTCTGTGTATCTTCAATAGTATTCACTGTTTATTTAATCACCAATTTAACACAGAAAAGGCCAAATTTCACAATCACGGTCCTACAGGGCTATATACGTAAAGAAGTTTTCCCCAAaggttcttcaacacacCAATACTACTCACGTCCACTTTCCGGGTCATATAACCCCATTTTTTTACGTTTCCCTGCTTTTTAAAGCATCACCACTCACAAGCCTGTTAAAAGTGCGATAAATGTAAGAAAATTTTTAAATGAGCACGATGATGATTAGAACTAGAATCTCAGTTAGACCACAAGTATTTGGCCTTAGATGGCTCAGTAACCAGAGCAAAGTCAACTTCCAGACCCAGAGTATTCTCCAGCAGTTTAAAGACAAAGAACCCGAAATGGACGCCCCTAGTAAAATGGCGTCTGAGTCCACCTTACCTCACATCCAGCAAGATCTCAATatcaaacccaaacaagcaaagaagaaactggCTTTCTTGTCCGACagcaaagaagaagcagaaggaTTTGAAATGTCCAGCATTAAACAAAGCTTGGGTCAGATGGTTatcaagttattcaaaatTGATATGGATAGTGCAAGAGCCGGTTCTGTTGCTGGTTCCAAATATTTTGGAGACTGTAAAAAACAGGGAATGTACTACCCCAACGAACCACTCAGCGACACTGCTAAGTTCTACTACGAAACATTACAACTTCCACAGTCATTTTCTCAGTGGTTTCAGATAACCACCTTACATTATTGGATGCTCGCTGTGCGGATGAGAGCGATGCCCTTTAAGTACGGTAAGAACTATCAACAGAAATTAGTGGACAGAATTTTCAGAGACATGGAATTGCGGTTGGCCGAAGAGTTGGGAATCACTTCCAACCGTCTTATTGAAAACTACTTGAAAGAATACCACACCCAGATGTTGGGATGCGTATTATCATTTGACGAAGGATTAATGACTGATGACACTACTTTGGGAGCAGCTATATGGAGAAATGTCTTGAATGGGAACCCCAACGTGGACATGAGACATGTTGAGGCGTTGGTAAGTTATGTGAGAGGAAACTTGTATGTGTTGAACCAAATCACCGATAGAGagtttgggtttggaaaATTCGAGTTTGTACCACCCCATCAGGTAGTGAAACCTTTGACGGCCGCGCAGAAAGAAGCATTAAAGGAGATGGCTAAGAAGGAGTTTGCTAACAAGAACTTGCCATCGCAAAAGACTGTTCTCTCGTTGGACGAGTAGTTGCATAATGTTCATATTCCCTTGTATATATTTAACATATCAAATACTCATTGATGTGCATATTGAATAAATAAAGCTACATCTACAATTTAGGGCTGGATACAGGTGCATCTTTAGTCCAATCATGGCCATTTGTACCTCTGATCATGACGTTCATTACCGCATAATCGTTACCTGGCTCAGATCCAGCCTTCTTCTCTCCCAACATAATATCTTCATAGAAATGGAATCCGAACCGCTCATAAATGGGGATATTACTCAAGGCACTGCTTTCCAAGTATGAAAGATTGTCAGGACAGACATCGATATAGTTTTGGAACATAAAATCAAACATCTTTCTCACGTTTCCTTTTCCTCTTGCAGCTTCAGTAGACCCCAAATACACCAAGGtgaacaacttcttcttatGGAATCTCGAGTCGGTGGTGAGAATCCGTTCACAAGTATCATGCAATAAAGGTAACATTCCATCAAACACTTTGAATCtgccttcttctccataTATTTCCCATACTTTCCCATAACCTGACTTCATCAAGGTGGAGAAGCTCTCTAATCCTTTCTCGATGGAATCAGGTAGGGACCATACACCGACGGTTTCGAATTCCTCTTCGGTTTCATTAATTCCAAGAACTAAACCCGCCATGATGTGTTGTCTGACGTAGGCTTCATAAAGAGACAATTCACAGAGGACTTTGTGCTTGGGATCATCGATATGATTTACCAACAATGTGGCCAAATCATCAGTGCCAAAGGCAGCCAACAAGCATTTGGCGGCTTTGGTGGTATCGTTGATGTTCAATATTCTGATATTCTTGAATTGATCTGGAGTAGACATTGCGGACTTATCTTGAATGAGATTAGCTTGGGCCATTAATCGAATGCGTGAAAATAAAATTGGTTTGGAATGGAGTTTAACAGGATATTGTATTCATAACTTGGAAGCTAGTTATGAAGATGAAACGGTTGGGCTTTGCTGGTATAGCAAAAATATTGGGAGGAGCGATGGGGATTTATATCTCACCCGCAAGGACTTTCTGGATTAGGCATCTACCTCTCATTTGGGAACTGGCGCGCCGTGGCAGAACGATTGGTTTATAGCCAGATAGCGCATAATAGGCGTTCTGGGTCGGGCAAGTGATAACTTACAACATTGATTTAAAGCGGAAGTGCGCTAGCAGTTTGAACTATCAAACTGATGATCATCGGTACAATACGAGTTTGGTGGGAGAATCCTCCCGAAAGTTTCGGGATGAGCTGGTACTTACGTATTCTGTCTCATACTCATTTATGCCATTTCTATCATTGGTTTACACGACCCAAATTTGCAAATTCTACCAAAACTAAGTGTCCGCCCTGCACCACTCCTGGCATATACCAAAGACAATTGTAAAATTCTCACCTTTTAGACTTTCATGCTCCAACCCTCCAGTCAAGCTGTACACACATGCCAATATTTAGATTGAGGCGCAGTCAGATCAAATAATGATTTaacccatacacccactATTGACGTATATTAAGAGACTGAGAAGTGAGTCGTGCGGATTCATCCTCTCCTTTCTTTAGAATCTGTCAAATACCAACCATTGGAAAGTAGTTCTCACCTGTTGCATTCTGTAGTCACTAGGGTCAACCAGTACCTTTGCCGTACCATAATTAAAAATCACTGCTTGTTTGTAACATTATTGTATCAAAATATCAGATCCATTTTAAAATTGGCAGCCGTTTATGGGTGCGGCCAAGGAGTTCCTTTGACTCATATTCCTTGCTAGATCATCTTTTGTTATCTCTCTTCTATTCTTCaattatatttatatttaCCAGTGGAAGAAGCGGTGGcattattcaacttctttatCATGGGAAATCTAAATGTGGACCAGATCGTCCCTTACGAGATAGACGAACTCCAGCAGCAAAACGAAAAGAAAATTAACCAGATAAATGTTACAAGGGCTTTCGCAGACTTGCCTGTCCCGTTTTCTATCTACAGTGCCCTCGAAAAGTACTTATTGATGCTCATCATCGCCATGATTGGTTTCTGGGGCACGGtttcaccaccttctttTTTTCCTGCCATTCCTACTATTGAGTCATATTTCAATGTTTCAGAGACAGTTGCAAATTTGTCGGTGGTGTCGTACCTTATTCTTCAAGGAGTGGCtccaactttttcttcaaatatttCAGATTCCATTGGTAGAAGGCCCATCGTCATCCTTTGCTTGTTGATATATATTGGTGCAACTATAGCATTATCCCAAACCAACGTTTTTTGGCTTCTAGTTCTATTAAGGTGTGTTCAAGCTGCTGGTATAGGGCCTACCACATCCATTACGGCCGGTTTTTCTGGTGATATTTGTACCGAAGCTGATAGAGGAAGTTTTGTGGGGATAGTCATGGGAATGCAACTCACTGGACAAGCGTTTGGTAGTATAATTGGCTCAGGCTTGATTCATTCGTATGGCTGGAGAGGAATCTTTGTGTTCTGCGCAATTGGTTCAGGAATCACCCTTATCGGGGTGATTTTTCTTTTACCAGAAACAGTTCGTCTGATAGCTGGAAACGGGAGCGTCAGGCCTAAACGGGTCATAAATATTGCACCGATTCTTTTACTTAAACCTTTCAGTACAAGATTGACCAACCAGGTGGAAACATTAGCTCCGGTCACCCAGCTAAGCCTTTTGAGCCCCTTTCGAATACTTTTCCGATCGCATATAATCTATGTCTTGTTTTCCCCAGCAATAAAATTCGCTGTGTGGTCTATGACATTAAC
Above is a window of Yamadazyma tenuis chromosome 1, complete sequence DNA encoding:
- the ERG25_1 gene encoding C-4 sterol methyl oxidase (EggNog:ENOG503NU50; COG:I); the encoded protein is MSASQVFNDYSSFGNVTTLAEAFNNFNQLPQLSFVEKLWGTYYYYINNDLFATGLLIFINHEINYFGRCIPWMVIDNIPFFRKWKIQETKVPSNREQWECMKSVLTSHFLVEVFPIWFFHPLCAKLGIAFSVPFPAWTTIAKHLAIFFILEDAWHYWLHRGLHYGVFYKYIHKQHHRYAAPFGLAAEYAHPIEVMLLGFGTVGIPIVYCLITGNLHLFTINLWVALRLFQAIDAHSGYEFPWSLHHFLPFWAGADHHDEHHHHFIGSYASSFRWWDFFLNTEAGPIAKKKRESRMKTRAEMHQKKVQ
- a CDS encoding uncharacterized protein (EggNog:ENOG503NWZM; COG:K) yields the protein MAQANLIQDKSAMSTPDQFKNIRILNINDTTKAAKCLLAAFGTDDLATLLVNHIDDPKHKVLCELSLYEAYVRQHIMAGLVLGINETEEEFETVGVWSLPDSIEKGLESFSTLMKSGYGKVWEIYGEEGRFKVFDGMLPLLHDTCERILTTDSRFHKKKLFTLVYLGSTEAARGKGNVRKMFDFMFQNYIDVCPDNLSYLESSALSNIPIYERFGFHFYEDIMLGEKKAGSEPGNDYAVMNVMIRGTNGHDWTKDAPVSSPKL
- a CDS encoding uncharacterized protein (EggNog:ENOG503P3S2; COG:S), which encodes MLGIALLLHCAYSAYEYNKLPISYNRSDLLLELVISLCLIFYSSVTNIQMPSRLNLDNEIVHSPSPYLNFIHINKSLKESNEFGIDDYSKFSNRLDFIDIVKMRREYNVYASSIEKST
- the cbp3 gene encoding Serine carboxypeptidase 3 (COG:C; EggNog:ENOG503P27E), whose translation is MIRTRISVRPQVFGLRWLSNQSKVNFQTQSILQQFKDKEPEMDAPSKMASESTLPHIQQDLNIKPKQAKKKSAFLSDSKEEAEGFEMSSIKQSLGQMVIKLFKIDMDSARAGSVAGSKYFGDCKKQGMYYPNEPLSDTAKFYYETLQLPQSFSQWFQITTLHYWMLAVRMRAMPFKYGKNYQQKLVDRIFRDMELRLAEELGITSNRLIENYLKEYHTQMLGCVLSFDEGLMTDDTTLGAAIWRNVLNGNPNVDMRHVEALVSYVRGNLYVLNQITDREFGFGKFEFVPPHQVVKPLTAAQKEALKEMAKKEFANKNLPSQKTVLSLDE
- the IRC5 gene encoding Putative ATPase (COG:A; EggNog:ENOG503NX78), which encodes MTLEDPELQHKASEILNESDNEQDEFNSLPNNAKVERLNNLIKKSQIYSQIIADKILQKQIQQKDNGSPTKKRQKRNGNVLEMLTSKQSSRQPKLVKGTMKPYQLEGLNWLIRLYENGLNGILADEMGLGKTLQCISFISFLIEQGITGPYLIVAPLSTISNWYSELKRFTPSLQVLQYIGTKDSRKIMGFEGFNIVLTSYELSIKDFSKLAKCNWKFLIIDEGHRLKNMDCLLIKILKKLDVANRLLITGTPLQNNLNELWSLLNFILPDIFHDLKLFQQWFNFDEIENIQSVKDEEIKQFIEKNFKKNLIKNLHTILSPFILRRLKKDVLNLPPKKEYLIHIELTDYQKRLYLSALNNDLYNGIFELYKYEYEKFNLSRRDPKKYGKELDDAIKSQLKSLKLQNLVMQLRNICNSPYIYYEPFPVEKNLTKYDSSPRDKEDRFIELLIKNSSKFTIIDQLIDKLEGHKILIFSQFTRTLDLLSDYFRYKGIETCRFDGSTAHVDRDKEIKKFKTTASQVFLLSTRSGGLGINLIDADTVILFDNDWNPQVDIQAIDRSHRIGQDKPVKIFRFLVKNSIEELLIIKNYSKRFLERLVIQIGSKNFDRLADFEVEFSNLVKLSQQFGMSIEGFEFDINNGSGCPLLTEEELDELTDRSDECFKNTGRWDNISVFESVSKLDEQST
- the SGA1 gene encoding Glucoamylase, intracellular sporulation-specific (EggNog:ENOG503NVQU; COG:G; CAZy:GH15), with the protein product MKFSLWLLAVSVPLSTALPLGLKQYFFNLLVDIRSSDPFPVDPTFSDNVNKTTLDSWLADEYDVAWNNLLRNIGNSSTCLDPNIFPGVIVASPSKVKPDYYYQWTRDSSLTIRTLIHYLQDSVNKSDSDPRFQEYQWLVENYIWNNFHLQRLPTMSGDFDSGNTLGEPKYLVNNSQFNQNWGRPQNDGPGLRISSILSFVSLELPSQTGLNTTFIFNEIIKPDLLFVANNWMKESFDLWEEIKSLHFFTSSVQLKGLLDGIQFINSNSYLNVDQEVVDTLVTNYKDLKKFIESYYISTKTNYVLESPALFPHTRSGLDSAVLLGAIHSHDMNENDKLIPFDIDSNHILNHLVKIAGDMKSRYPINHHLDFSNAVGIGRYPEDVYDGYGTSEGNPWFISTATAAELLYKFAYKLVTAKEDLIITAANKDFFKLVLQLDDTQDFVVIKYKSAVFNDLIENLLKFSDNFLVVVKDHVDLKGGVSEQFNKYHGFMEGARDLTWSYSSLLNAFRWRGKVMKLVT